A genome region from Thermodesulfobacteriota bacterium includes the following:
- a CDS encoding enoyl-CoA hydratase-related protein, with amino-acid sequence MMANEYIQFEKDGFVGTLTINRPKALNVLNWDTLKELGSFVEEKLPNEGLRALIITGAGDKAFVAGADVAQMSEMNGSEFKEYVEYAHKIFSMIENAPFPSIAAVNGYALGGGCELALSCDLRIASEKAKLGFPEVKLGIFPGWGGSQRVTRIMGNAKAKELIFSGEMVSAQEALRLGLVERVVPHEVVMKESTEFAQMIASRAPLAIALAKEAINKGSEMKISDALELERDLMDKCFNTQDRSEGMKAFLEKREPDFKGK; translated from the coding sequence ATGATGGCAAATGAATATATACAGTTTGAAAAAGATGGATTTGTTGGAACGCTAACGATAAACCGTCCTAAAGCTCTGAATGTTCTTAATTGGGATACACTAAAAGAATTAGGCTCTTTTGTAGAAGAAAAATTGCCTAATGAAGGCCTAAGAGCCCTTATTATTACCGGCGCTGGGGACAAGGCATTTGTTGCCGGAGCAGACGTAGCTCAGATGAGCGAGATGAACGGCAGCGAATTCAAAGAGTATGTGGAATATGCGCATAAAATTTTCTCTATGATTGAAAACGCCCCCTTCCCTTCAATTGCAGCAGTAAACGGCTACGCCCTAGGCGGAGGATGCGAGCTGGCACTGTCATGCGACTTAAGGATAGCTTCTGAAAAAGCAAAACTTGGATTTCCAGAGGTTAAGCTTGGAATATTCCCTGGCTGGGGAGGATCACAAAGAGTTACAAGAATAATGGGTAACGCTAAAGCTAAAGAGCTTATATTTTCAGGTGAGATGGTCAGCGCCCAAGAAGCTCTTAGGTTAGGACTTGTTGAGAGAGTGGTTCCACATGAAGTAGTTATGAAAGAATCTACTGAGTTTGCTCAAATGATAGCTTCTAGAGCACCTCTTGCAATTGCGCTTGCGAAAGAGGCAATCAACAAAGGATCTGAGATGAAGATAAGTGATGCCCTTGAGCTTGAAAGAGATCTTATGGATAAATGTTTTAACACTCAGGATAGATCTGAGGGCATGAAAGCCTTTTTAGAAAAAAGAGAGCCGGACTTTAAAGGAAAATAA
- a CDS encoding FKBP-type peptidyl-prolyl cis-trans isomerase: MFAILTSSRFVFSVLILLFAISMNLSTNALSKEDKMSGEVVETPSGLKYIIIEEGTGDKPTKGQKVKVHYTGKLEDGTVFDSSVKRGVPIEFTLGVGQVIKGWDEGIADMKVGEKRQLIIPPDLGYGASGYPPVIPPNSVLIFDTELVEVN; encoded by the coding sequence ATGTTCGCCATTCTTACCAGTAGTCGTTTTGTATTTTCAGTACTAATATTGCTATTTGCTATATCTATGAACTTGAGTACAAATGCTTTGTCAAAGGAGGACAAAATGTCAGGAGAAGTTGTGGAAACACCCTCGGGCTTAAAGTACATAATTATTGAAGAAGGCACGGGAGACAAGCCCACAAAGGGACAAAAAGTAAAGGTTCACTACACAGGGAAACTCGAAGACGGAACAGTTTTTGATAGCTCTGTAAAAAGAGGAGTTCCAATAGAGTTTACTCTAGGAGTCGGACAAGTTATCAAGGGCTGGGACGAAGGCATAGCCGATATGAAAGTAGGCGAGAAACGTCAGCTCATTATACCGCCAGATTTAGGATACGGAGCAAGTGGCTACCCGCCGGTTATTCCGCCTAACTCAGTTTTAATATTCGATACAGAGTTAGTAGAAGTAAACTAA
- a CDS encoding ACP phosphodiesterase: MNYLAHLFLAEDSDESLLGNLLGDFVKGTVLDQYSPEIVKGIKTHRKVDAYTDQHPKFLECKKLLREDRRRFAGVIIDLGFDHFLAKNWSQYSSIELNDFAQRFYGVLLKYEAILPPKLLQRMPYMIQDNWLVSYQNIDTIELALNAISRRLTIRFERASVIRGGIDDIKDNYDELEEKFTEFFAELIRFVDDYRKEM; the protein is encoded by the coding sequence ATGAACTATTTAGCTCATTTATTTTTAGCTGAAGATTCTGACGAATCACTACTAGGAAATCTATTGGGAGATTTCGTAAAAGGTACAGTTTTAGACCAGTACAGCCCTGAAATTGTAAAGGGCATAAAAACCCATAGAAAAGTAGATGCATATACAGATCAGCATCCTAAATTTCTTGAATGCAAAAAACTGCTAAGAGAAGACAGGAGAAGGTTTGCCGGGGTTATTATAGACCTTGGCTTTGATCACTTTCTAGCAAAAAACTGGTCTCAATACTCAAGCATAGAATTAAATGATTTTGCCCAGAGATTCTATGGCGTCTTATTGAAATACGAAGCCATCCTGCCTCCTAAATTATTACAGCGTATGCCCTACATGATTCAAGATAATTGGCTCGTATCTTATCAAAATATTGATACGATTGAACTAGCTCTTAATGCAATTTCAAGACGCCTTACAATCCGTTTCGAAAGAGCAAGTGTGATAAGGGGCGGTATAGATGATATTAAAGACAATTACGATGAGCTCGAGGAGAAATTCACCGAGTTCTTCGCGGAGCTAATCCGATTTGTAGATGATTATAGAAAAGAGATGTAA
- a CDS encoding VPGUxxT family thioredoxin-like (seleno)protein, type 2 yields the protein MNKLFYLVPAVLVVLLSYAFISHGISNQDRLNYGSEDVFDVADLGSVKDSPVELGQVKWIRDFDKGTKEAKAQNKPLLVLFQEVPGCSTASGYGKNVLSHPLIVEAIETLFVPVAIYNNHSGEDERVLKSFNEPSWNNPVVRIMTPDREELVSRLSGNYTKAGLVNAMISALKNDNKPVPQYLVLLQKELTAKSGKSEKAVFAMHCFWIGEGVLANVNGVISTEPGFMGGREVVELAYNPDVVSYNELLTAARSNNVASHVYAVNSDQEKVAKQVSGKSSVSQLGAFSPDRQPKYYMSGTLYRFVPMTNTQIARVNAAIGSMQSPDIFLSPRQLEIYKYVRANQNKDWVNIVRTPNIETAWAQTVSQMGSKLSKR from the coding sequence ATGAATAAATTATTCTATTTAGTTCCAGCAGTTTTAGTTGTTCTTTTGTCCTATGCTTTTATTTCGCATGGGATCTCAAATCAAGATAGGTTAAATTACGGCAGCGAAGATGTGTTTGATGTGGCTGATCTTGGATCTGTAAAAGACTCCCCTGTTGAGCTTGGACAGGTGAAGTGGATAAGAGATTTTGACAAGGGCACCAAAGAGGCCAAAGCGCAAAACAAGCCTCTTTTAGTACTATTTCAAGAAGTGCCCGGCTGCAGCACAGCATCAGGTTACGGCAAAAATGTCCTAAGTCATCCGCTTATCGTAGAAGCCATAGAAACCCTATTTGTCCCAGTAGCTATATATAACAATCACTCAGGTGAAGACGAGAGGGTATTAAAATCCTTTAACGAGCCTTCATGGAACAATCCCGTGGTCAGAATTATGACCCCCGACAGAGAGGAGCTTGTATCCAGACTAAGCGGAAACTACACGAAAGCAGGTTTAGTAAATGCTATGATATCGGCTCTTAAAAATGATAATAAACCAGTTCCTCAGTATTTAGTCCTTTTGCAAAAAGAGCTAACTGCAAAGTCAGGCAAATCAGAAAAAGCAGTTTTTGCGATGCACTGTTTTTGGATAGGCGAGGGTGTTTTGGCCAATGTTAACGGCGTTATTTCTACTGAGCCTGGATTTATGGGCGGACGCGAAGTTGTAGAGCTTGCGTATAATCCCGATGTGGTCTCATATAACGAGCTTTTAACCGCTGCAAGATCAAACAATGTTGCAAGCCACGTATATGCAGTAAACAGTGATCAAGAAAAAGTGGCCAAACAAGTTTCAGGAAAGAGCTCAGTTTCCCAGTTAGGCGCCTTTAGCCCTGACCGCCAGCCAAAGTACTACATGTCAGGAACTCTTTATAGGTTTGTCCCGATGACAAATACTCAAATAGCCAGAGTTAACGCTGCTATTGGAAGCATGCAGTCTCCTGATATCTTTCTATCTCCCCGCCAGCTAGAGATATATAAGTATGTTAGGGCTAATCAGAATAAGGATTGGGTCAATATTGTAAGGACTCCAAATATTGAGACAGCCTGGGCTCAGACAGTATCTCAAATGGGCAGCAAGCTTTCAAAAAGATAG